In the Geitlerinema sp. PCC 9228 genome, one interval contains:
- a CDS encoding 50S ribosomal protein L23 → MVTTNQPEDLRTLADIIRRPIVTEKATILMEENKYTFEVAPQATKPQIRAAIEQLFDVKVDKVRTVNPPRKYRRVGRFFGHKPRYKKAIVTLAGDDSITLFPEV, encoded by the coding sequence ATGGTGACGACTAACCAACCAGAAGACCTGCGGACCCTAGCCGATATCATCCGCCGCCCCATCGTAACCGAAAAAGCCACCATCCTCATGGAAGAAAACAAATACACCTTTGAGGTGGCACCGCAGGCAACCAAACCACAAATTCGAGCCGCCATCGAGCAGCTGTTCGACGTCAAAGTGGACAAAGTCCGCACCGTCAATCCCCCACGCAAATATCGCCGCGTCGGTCGCTTCTTCGGGCACAAACCCCGCTATAAAAAAGCGATCGTTACCCTAGCCGGCGACGACAGCATCACCTTGTTCCCAGAAGTATAA
- the rplB gene encoding 50S ribosomal protein L2 produces MAIRTLRPYTPGTRDYSLSDFSEITRAQPEKALTKGKHRAKGRNNRGTITCRHRGGGNKRRYRYVDFRRDKHNIPAKVAAIEYDPNRNARIALLYYQDGEKRYILYPTGLQVGSFITAGPDVPIELGNALPLSRIPLGTAIHNVELVPGRGGQIVRAAGSMAQVAAKEGNYVTIKLPSGEARMVRKECYATIGQVGNSEQRNINQGKAGRKRWKGRRPHVRGSVMNPVDHPHGGGEGRAPIGKPSPVTPWGKPTLGYKTRKRKKNSDKFIVRRRNK; encoded by the coding sequence ATGGCTATTCGTACCCTCAGACCTTACACACCGGGAACGCGGGATTACAGCCTATCCGACTTTTCGGAAATCACCCGCGCACAACCAGAAAAAGCCCTCACCAAAGGCAAGCATCGTGCCAAAGGCAGAAACAACCGCGGTACCATCACCTGCCGCCATCGCGGTGGGGGCAACAAGCGTCGCTATCGGTATGTAGACTTCCGCCGGGACAAACACAACATTCCCGCCAAAGTCGCAGCCATCGAATACGACCCCAACCGCAACGCGCGTATTGCCCTGCTGTACTATCAAGACGGGGAAAAACGGTACATCCTGTATCCCACCGGCTTGCAAGTAGGTAGCTTTATCACCGCCGGTCCCGACGTTCCCATCGAACTGGGCAATGCCCTGCCCTTAAGCCGGATTCCCCTGGGAACCGCCATCCACAACGTGGAACTGGTTCCCGGCCGTGGCGGGCAAATCGTTCGCGCCGCCGGCAGCATGGCCCAAGTAGCCGCCAAAGAAGGTAACTACGTTACCATCAAACTGCCCTCCGGAGAAGCCCGCATGGTCCGCAAAGAGTGCTATGCCACCATCGGACAAGTGGGCAACTCCGAACAGCGCAATATTAACCAGGGCAAAGCTGGTAGAAAACGCTGGAAAGGACGCCGTCCCCACGTACGCGGCAGCGTGATGAACCCCGTGGACCACCCCCACGGCGGCGGCGAAGGTCGGGCCCCCATTGGCAAACCCAGTCCGGTAACCCCCTGGGGCAAACCCACCTTGGGCTACAAGACCCGCAAACGTAAGAAAAACAGCGATAAATTTATTGTTCGCCGTCGGAACAAATAA
- the rpsS gene encoding 30S ribosomal protein S19 produces MGRSLKKGPFVADSLLKKIEKLNEKGDKQVIKTWSRASTVLPDMVGHTIAVHNGRQHVPVYITEQMVGHKLGEFAPTRTYRGHAKDKKAGR; encoded by the coding sequence ATGGGTCGTTCTCTGAAAAAAGGCCCTTTCGTAGCAGATAGTTTGCTCAAAAAAATTGAAAAGCTGAACGAAAAGGGTGATAAACAGGTGATTAAAACCTGGTCCCGTGCTTCCACAGTTCTCCCCGATATGGTGGGGCATACCATCGCCGTTCACAACGGCAGGCAGCACGTTCCCGTTTACATCACCGAACAAATGGTGGGGCACAAGTTAGGCGAGTTTGCCCCCACCCGGACCTACCGGGGACACGCCAAAGACAAAAAGGCCGGTCGCTAG
- the rplV gene encoding 50S ribosomal protein L22 encodes MAVAVDDTQEVKAIARHIRMSPTKVRRVLDQIRGRTYQDALIVLRFMPYRACEPILKVLRSAAANAEHNEGLDRASLVVSKAFADQGIYLRRYRPRAQGRVYQVRKPTCHITIAVAPQLEEE; translated from the coding sequence ATGGCTGTTGCTGTTGACGATACCCAAGAAGTGAAGGCGATCGCCCGTCACATACGCATGTCCCCCACCAAAGTGCGTCGCGTCCTCGACCAGATCCGCGGCCGTACCTATCAAGATGCTTTGATTGTACTTCGCTTTATGCCCTACCGCGCCTGCGAACCGATTCTGAAAGTCTTGCGTTCCGCCGCCGCCAACGCCGAACACAACGAAGGTTTGGACCGTGCCAGCTTGGTGGTCAGCAAAGCTTTCGCCGACCAAGGCATTTACCTGCGGCGCTATCGACCCCGGGCACAAGGACGGGTTTATCAAGTGCGCAAACCCACCTGCCACATTACCATCGCCGTCGCGCCTCAGCTAGAAGAGGAGTAG
- the rpsC gene encoding 30S ribosomal protein S3 — translation MGQKIHPTGFRLGINQEHRSIWFANSGRYPELLQEDFQIRDYVYKQLSNAGISEIRIERKADQIDLEVRTARPGVVVGRGGSGIEALRTGLQDLLGGNRQIRINVVEVTRVDADANLLAEYITQQLERRVSFRRVVRQAIQRAQKAGVEGIKIQVSGRLNGAEIARTEWTREGRVPLHTLRADLDYSYRTAHTQYGILGVKVWIFKGEIIPGEEDTSAAAESQPIRRQQRRRDGVGA, via the coding sequence GTGGGACAGAAAATACATCCAACGGGTTTCCGCCTTGGCATCAATCAAGAACACCGTTCCATTTGGTTTGCCAACAGCGGTCGCTACCCAGAACTATTACAAGAAGACTTCCAAATCCGCGACTACGTTTACAAGCAGCTTAGCAACGCTGGGATTTCCGAAATCCGCATCGAGCGCAAAGCCGACCAAATCGACTTAGAAGTACGCACCGCCCGTCCCGGAGTGGTCGTCGGTCGCGGCGGCAGCGGCATCGAAGCCTTGAGAACCGGCTTGCAGGATTTGCTGGGAGGCAACCGCCAAATTCGCATCAACGTCGTGGAAGTGACCCGCGTGGATGCCGATGCCAACCTGCTCGCGGAATACATCACCCAGCAACTAGAACGTCGGGTTTCCTTCCGTCGGGTGGTCCGCCAAGCCATCCAAAGAGCCCAAAAAGCTGGTGTAGAAGGAATTAAAATTCAAGTCAGCGGGCGTTTGAACGGGGCAGAAATTGCCCGGACAGAATGGACCCGAGAAGGACGGGTTCCCCTGCACACCCTGCGGGCCGACCTAGACTATTCCTACCGCACCGCCCACACCCAGTACGGCATTTTGGGCGTTAAGGTCTGGATCTTTAAAGGAGAAATTATTCCCGGCGAGGAAGATACCTCGGCTGCCGCCGAATCCCAGCCCATTCGCCGGCAACAACGGCGTCGGGATGGCGTGGGGGCATAA
- the rplP gene encoding 50S ribosomal protein L16, with amino-acid sequence MLFPKRTKYRKQQRGRMRGKATRGNNLNFGEYGLITLEPHWITARQIEASRRAMTRYVRRGGKIWIRIFPDKPITMRPAETRMGSGKGTPEYWVAVVKPGRVLFEMGGVSKEVALEALRLASHKLPVKTKIITREQEQT; translated from the coding sequence ATGCTTTTTCCAAAACGGACCAAATACCGCAAGCAGCAGCGCGGGCGCATGAGAGGTAAAGCCACCAGAGGGAACAATTTAAACTTTGGTGAGTATGGCTTAATTACTTTAGAACCTCATTGGATTACCGCCCGCCAAATCGAGGCCAGCCGTCGCGCCATGACCCGCTACGTCCGCCGGGGTGGCAAAATTTGGATTCGTATCTTCCCAGACAAGCCCATTACCATGCGCCCCGCCGAAACCCGGATGGGATCCGGGAAAGGAACCCCCGAATATTGGGTGGCTGTCGTCAAACCCGGTCGGGTCTTATTTGAAATGGGAGGCGTATCTAAAGAGGTGGCCTTGGAAGCACTGCGCCTAGCTTCCCATAAGTTGCCTGTGAAGACGAAGATTATTACGCGCGAACAGGAGCAAACATAA
- the rpmC gene encoding 50S ribosomal protein L29: MAFPKISEVRQLSDEEIAQEIVRLKQRLFELRLEKATGRLEKPHEIKHAKHRLAQLMTVEHERKQQTSTQSEEASEPSQTSAT, from the coding sequence ATGGCGTTTCCTAAAATTTCTGAAGTTCGGCAGTTAAGCGACGAGGAAATCGCTCAAGAAATTGTGCGCCTCAAACAGCGATTGTTTGAATTGCGCTTGGAAAAAGCAACGGGTCGTTTGGAGAAACCCCACGAAATCAAGCACGCCAAACACCGTTTGGCCCAGTTGATGACCGTGGAACATGAAAGAAAACAACAAACCAGCACCCAGAGCGAGGAAGCATCCGAACCATCACAAACCTCTGCCACCTAA
- the rpsQ gene encoding 30S ribosomal protein S17: MATKERVGVVVSNKMQKTVVVAVENRTAHPKYGKIVVRTKKYKVHDEEERCLEGDRVRIQETRPLSRTKRWKVLEIIESPSRLEQVGEQT; the protein is encoded by the coding sequence ATGGCAACGAAAGAAAGAGTTGGTGTTGTAGTCAGCAACAAAATGCAAAAGACCGTGGTGGTGGCAGTGGAAAACCGCACCGCCCACCCGAAGTACGGCAAAATTGTGGTGCGTACGAAGAAATATAAGGTTCACGATGAGGAAGAACGCTGCCTCGAAGGCGATCGCGTACGCATCCAAGAAACGCGACCCCTCAGCCGTACCAAACGCTGGAAAGTTTTGGAAATCATAGAAAGTCCTTCTCGCTTGGAACAAGTAGGAGAGCAAACGTGA
- the rplN gene encoding 50S ribosomal protein L14: protein MIQKESYLKVADNSGAKSLMCIRVLGSGNRRYAGVGDVVIAVVKDAIPNMAVKKSDIVRAVIVRTRKGLRRESGMSIRFDDNAAVVINPDNNPRGTRVFGPVARELRDRNFTKIVSLAPEVL from the coding sequence GTGATCCAGAAAGAATCGTACCTCAAAGTAGCCGATAACAGCGGCGCGAAAAGCTTAATGTGCATCCGCGTCTTAGGCAGCGGTAACCGTCGCTATGCAGGCGTTGGCGATGTGGTGATTGCCGTGGTTAAAGACGCCATTCCCAACATGGCCGTGAAGAAATCCGATATCGTGCGGGCTGTGATTGTTAGAACCCGCAAAGGACTGCGTCGCGAAAGCGGCATGAGCATCCGCTTTGACGATAACGCCGCCGTGGTCATCAACCCCGACAACAACCCCCGCGGTACCCGGGTGTTTGGTCCGGTGGCAAGGGAATTGCGCGATCGCAACTTCACCAAAATCGTTTCTTTGGCACCGGAGGTTCTCTAA
- the rplX gene encoding 50S ribosomal protein L24: MASKRKRKQQKPAKPYKMHVKKGDTVQAISGKDKGKIGEVLRALPKESKVIVKGMNVKTKHVKPQQEGESGQIVTQEAPMHSSNVMLYSTKNEVASRICYTFTEDGRKVRKLKKTGEIID; encoded by the coding sequence ATGGCATCCAAGAGAAAGCGCAAACAGCAAAAACCCGCCAAACCCTACAAAATGCACGTAAAAAAAGGAGATACCGTCCAGGCCATCTCTGGCAAAGACAAAGGCAAAATTGGGGAAGTTTTGCGCGCCCTCCCCAAAGAGAGCAAAGTCATCGTTAAGGGGATGAACGTCAAAACCAAACACGTGAAACCCCAACAGGAAGGCGAATCCGGGCAAATCGTCACCCAAGAAGCCCCCATGCACAGCTCCAACGTCATGCTGTATTCCACCAAAAACGAAGTCGCCAGCCGGATTTGCTATACCTTCACCGAAGACGGACGCAAAGTCCGCAAACTTAAAAAAACCGGCGAAATCATCGACTAA
- the rplE gene encoding 50S ribosomal protein L5, with protein sequence MTLKLKKQYRESIVPNLMKQFNYSNIHQVPQLVKITINRGLGEAAQNAKALDSSIQELSVITGQRPVVTRAKKAIAGFKIRKGMPIGLMVTLRRERMYSFLERLIDLALPRIRDFRGISPKSFDGRGNYTLGIREQLIFPEVDYDSIDQIRGMDITIVTTANTDEEGRALLRELGMPFRDN encoded by the coding sequence ATGACCCTAAAACTCAAAAAACAGTATCGGGAAAGCATTGTACCGAACCTGATGAAACAGTTTAACTACAGCAACATCCATCAGGTTCCCCAACTGGTCAAAATTACCATCAATCGCGGCCTGGGAGAAGCCGCCCAGAACGCCAAAGCACTGGATTCCTCCATTCAGGAACTATCCGTAATTACCGGACAAAGACCGGTGGTTACCCGCGCCAAAAAAGCGATCGCTGGCTTCAAAATCCGCAAAGGCATGCCCATCGGCTTGATGGTAACGCTACGGCGCGAACGCATGTATTCCTTTCTCGAACGCCTGATCGACCTAGCGCTGCCCCGCATTCGCGACTTTCGCGGCATCAGTCCCAAAAGCTTTGACGGTCGCGGCAACTATACCTTAGGCATTCGCGAACAACTTATTTTTCCAGAAGTCGATTACGACAGCATCGACCAAATCCGTGGCATGGACATCACCATCGTCACCACAGCCAATACCGACGAGGAGGGTCGCGCCTTGCTCAGAGAATTAGGCATGCCCTTCCGTGACAATTAA
- the rpsH gene encoding 30S ribosomal protein S8, which produces MAANDTISDMLTRIRNACLVKHPTTEVPSTRMTRSIAQVLKEEGFIADYEEHSEGVKKNITISLKYKGKNRQPTIHTLKRVSKPGLRVYSNRKELPRVLGGIGVAVISTSKGIMTDREARRQGIGGEVLCYIW; this is translated from the coding sequence ATGGCGGCTAACGACACAATCTCAGATATGCTCACCCGGATTCGCAATGCCTGTTTGGTGAAGCACCCCACCACGGAAGTGCCTTCCACCAGAATGACACGTAGCATTGCCCAAGTCCTCAAAGAAGAAGGTTTCATCGCCGACTACGAAGAACACAGCGAAGGAGTCAAGAAAAATATCACCATTTCCTTGAAATACAAAGGGAAAAACCGCCAACCCACCATCCATACGCTCAAGCGAGTTAGCAAACCGGGATTGCGCGTGTACTCCAACCGCAAAGAACTACCCCGCGTATTGGGCGGTATCGGCGTAGCCGTAATTTCCACATCCAAAGGCATCATGACCGACCGCGAAGCCAGACGCCAAGGCATTGGCGGAGAAGTCCTCTGCTACATTTGGTAG
- the rplF gene encoding 50S ribosomal protein L6 translates to MSRIGKRPVEIPDKVNLTLDGQQVSVKGPKGELSRVLPDRVIIEHENNTVTVRPRDDSPQAKRLHGLCRTLIANMVEGVSKGFEIRLEIQGVGYRAQLQGNTLTLNLGFSKPVQMAAPEGIEFAVENNTNIFIRGINKEKVGDTAAKIRDLRPPEPYKGKGIRYQGEQVRRKAGKAGKK, encoded by the coding sequence ATGTCTCGAATTGGCAAGCGTCCTGTTGAAATCCCCGACAAAGTCAACCTCACCCTAGACGGACAACAAGTTAGCGTCAAAGGACCGAAAGGAGAACTCTCCCGGGTTCTGCCCGATCGCGTCATCATCGAACACGAAAACAACACCGTCACCGTCCGACCCCGGGATGACTCCCCACAAGCCAAACGGCTGCACGGATTGTGCCGCACCCTCATCGCCAACATGGTCGAAGGCGTATCCAAAGGATTTGAAATTCGCCTGGAAATCCAAGGGGTCGGCTACCGCGCCCAGCTGCAGGGCAACACGCTAACGCTCAACCTGGGCTTCAGCAAACCCGTGCAAATGGCAGCTCCAGAAGGCATCGAGTTTGCCGTAGAAAACAACACCAACATCTTCATCCGCGGCATCAACAAAGAAAAAGTCGGCGATACCGCCGCCAAAATTCGCGACCTGCGCCCCCCCGAACCCTACAAAGGCAAGGGGATTCGCTACCAAGGAGAACAAGTACGGCGCAAAGCCGGCAAAGCCGGGAAAAAATAA
- the rplR gene encoding 50S ribosomal protein L18: MKRTRKEQIKRRHDRVRKRVFGTPERPRLCVFRSNQHIYVQAIDDTQHHTIVAASTLDKDLRSQLSSTATCEAAASVGKLVAQRALEKGVQKVVFDRGGNVYHGRVAALAEGAREGGLNF, from the coding sequence ATGAAGCGAACTCGTAAAGAACAAATTAAAAGACGCCACGATCGGGTGCGCAAGCGTGTCTTTGGTACCCCCGAACGTCCCCGCTTGTGCGTCTTTCGATCCAACCAACACATTTACGTGCAAGCCATCGACGATACCCAGCACCATACCATCGTAGCCGCCTCTACCCTGGACAAAGACCTGCGATCGCAGCTTTCCTCCACCGCCACCTGCGAAGCCGCCGCTTCTGTAGGTAAACTAGTGGCCCAGCGAGCTCTAGAAAAGGGCGTGCAAAAAGTCGTCTTCGACCGCGGTGGCAACGTCTACCACGGCCGCGTCGCTGCCCTCGCCGAAGGCGCTCGAGAAGGGGGATTGAACTTCTAA
- the rpsE gene encoding 30S ribosomal protein S5 produces MAERRQKNNRTREKDSNWQERVVQIRRVSKVVKGGKKLNFRAVVIVGNQKGQVGVGVGKAGDVISAVKKGVADGKKHLVDVPLTKSNSIPHISYGQATAAEVLLRPAAPGTGVIAGGAVRTVLELAGVRNVLAKQLGSNNPLNNARATVHALSELRTFLEAAQERDVPLEQIYS; encoded by the coding sequence ATGGCAGAGCGTCGTCAAAAAAACAATCGCACCCGCGAAAAAGACTCCAACTGGCAAGAACGGGTTGTCCAAATCCGCCGGGTTAGCAAAGTCGTCAAAGGCGGGAAAAAACTGAACTTCCGCGCCGTCGTGATTGTGGGCAACCAAAAAGGTCAAGTGGGCGTAGGCGTCGGCAAAGCCGGCGATGTCATTAGCGCCGTGAAAAAAGGGGTTGCCGATGGCAAAAAACACCTGGTGGACGTTCCCCTGACCAAATCTAACTCCATTCCCCATATCTCCTACGGTCAAGCAACCGCCGCCGAAGTCCTCCTGCGACCCGCCGCCCCCGGAACCGGTGTAATTGCCGGTGGTGCCGTGCGTACAGTACTCGAACTGGCGGGCGTACGCAACGTCCTGGCCAAGCAGCTGGGGTCCAACAACCCCCTCAATAACGCCAGGGCCACCGTCCATGCCCTCTCGGAACTGCGTACCTTCTTGGAAGCTGCCCAAGAGCGCGATGTGCCCCTAGAGCAAATCTACTCCTAA